The Chitinispirillum alkaliphilum genome contains the following window.
TACGCACTTTCACCATTTATCGAAACCAGACTGGATGATTTTACATTGAGATTTGGATTGGATCATCGCTGCCACCATCAGATTGACAGAAAAACCAGACCAAGTATATACTGGAACCAGCTATTCATTTCTGTTGGATCAAAACAAAACCCAATGACCTTTTATGGATACAATCACCACAATGAGTTCTCAAGCCATCTTGACAGATTAAGCTGGGAAGTTTACCTTGGGTATTATGTTACAGATTTAGGTGAAATGGTGCGTCCTGCTATTCTTTCCGGTGGTCATAATCTCAAGACCGGATCATATGTAGCTGCACGCTATGCATTTCATTCAAATGAGGATTGGTTGTTTACAGCAGGCCACAAAACTCATCTGGACACTGATCACGATGGAAAGTATTTCTGGTCCGGAAGATTTGATATTGAAGCATCTGTTCACAAATTCAGAAACAGTATTGCTTTTTACCTCGATTACCATTACGAATTTCCAAGGCAACGCCCGTTTTACAGCAAGGACAGACTCATCACTTTTGGCACAAGATTCTTTTTCTGATCACCTCCTACAGACAATCGTCAAAGACCTGAGCTGTGCGCAGGTCTTTGTCAGGGTGAATATCTGAATATATTCCTGACATCGGGAATATATTCCTGGAATGAGTCGCTTACCTTTTCTGCTTTTTTTAGTACTTCCGGATCAATATTGTCCGAAACCGTTTGTACTAAATCATAAACCTGGTTTTCATTTCTTGCTCCAACCAGGGCTGATGATATAAATTTTTTCTGCATAACCCATTGGATAGCGATTTGCAGAAGCGGCCTTTTCGAATCATCAGACAGGGACCTGAGCTGATCAACACAGTTACATGTTACGGGCCAGAAATCTGGTTCAAAAAAGAGCGTTGATTTCCTGTGATCCCCGGTTTCAAAAGAGAGATCACGTGTAAATTTACCCGTAAGAATACCCTGGGCCAAAGTGCTGTAGGTCACAACACCAATTCCATGTGCACTACAAAAAGGAATAACCTCCTTTTCCTCTCTGCGCCATAAAAGATTGTAACAGAGCTGATGAGTATCGATATGACCGGCTTGCATAACTTCTTTCATCTGATTTACAGAAAAATTGCTCACCCCGATTTTGCCAATTTTACCCTCTTCTTTAACACGCATAAGCCCTTCCATGCAATCAGCCAGATCAGCACCCGTTCTGGGCCAGTGAATGTAGAAGAGGTCTATATAATCAGTCTTGAGTCTTCGAAGGCTTTTTTCAACAGCCTTCCTAATAGAACC
Protein-coding sequences here:
- a CDS encoding aldo/keto reductase, which codes for MKNRESTSDQVPGICGLGCWAFGGKDWGYQDPKVSLRTIKSAFDNGITLFDTAQSYGNGLSEQLLGKALKHVRDRVFISTKAAYRPSGSIRKAVEKSLRRLKTDYIDLFYIHWPRTGADLADCMEGLMRVKEEGKIGKIGVSNFSVNQMKEVMQAGHIDTHQLCYNLLWRREEKEVIPFCSAHGIGVVTYSTLAQGILTGKFTRDLSFETGDHRKSTLFFEPDFWPVTCNCVDQLRSLSDDSKRPLLQIAIQWVMQKKFISSALVGARNENQVYDLVQTVSDNIDPEVLKKAEKVSDSFQEYIPDVRNIFRYSP